A genomic region of Catalinimonas niigatensis contains the following coding sequences:
- a CDS encoding TonB-dependent receptor, giving the protein MIRHFIFLFFLFFTLKAYTQNSEVQGTVRSADDRTGLPGATVILERNTDATNQGVVTNINGEFRITAQDTGQYTLKVQFVGFEPVSKIIQLTGNPVNVGDILLFEETTTLQDVEIVAKAIAGEQKGDTTQFNASAFKTAPDANAQELVEKMPGIVMQDGKVQAQGEDVQQIFIDGKPFFGEDVNAALQNLPADVIAGIQVYDQKSDKALLSGIDDGERIRTINIVTKPNRRKGQFGKATAGYGTDSRYMAGASVNLFNEDRRITLTGLSNNINTLNYSSDPNSQEDSRTQEGIITTHTLGMNFIDTWNEKIDISGSYFYTHRTTESNQTKIRDFVLSSDSGQVYTENNTSTEVNARHQVDMRFDYKINENNRLLIRPSVSLKENTVSSYFLGNTNSVSGPINQTENTSNSDNFDYDFYNRMYYSHKFNKAGRSLNLRSHTAYHTNEDDSYRLADNVFYNAQDRNEVLNQLNQYTRLDRAGFDWESGVSYTEPVGKHGNVEIEYEIGNTFNDSDKRTFNYEELTDDFSLLDTAISNTFESRYLTQETELGYQYNTEKFRIQVEAEYQHARLLNDQEFPKVYDIERTFRSILPSARIDYKISDNKNIEFNYRTWTQEPSVGQLQDVIDNSNPLHLSTGNPALDQSFNNWIRTRFKSSNPETNQSFYASVQTNIVGNYVSNSTFIAEEPTEIADGIILQEGSQLSRPVNLDGYFELRSYFNYGQPVDLISSNINFSGSIRYSKKPGLINDEINIANASRFRLGTSISSNISEQVDFTISTRASYNIVENSLRPALNNNFFNQSTRLRYNWILWEGLVYRTDLNHQLNSGLSADFDNSFLMWNMSIGKKLFKNQLGELSLNVYDLLKQNNNIRRNITEAFVEDIQSNVLQRYFMLTFTYNIRHFNEGTDEHDYEELYRN; this is encoded by the coding sequence ATGATCAGACATTTTATCTTCCTTTTTTTCTTATTTTTTACTTTAAAAGCATATACACAAAATTCAGAAGTTCAGGGTACAGTTAGAAGTGCCGATGATCGGACAGGCTTGCCAGGTGCTACAGTAATTTTAGAAAGAAATACTGATGCAACCAATCAGGGTGTGGTTACAAACATCAACGGCGAATTCAGAATCACTGCTCAAGACACCGGACAATATACTTTGAAAGTACAGTTTGTGGGTTTTGAGCCTGTATCCAAAATCATACAGTTAACAGGTAATCCGGTAAATGTAGGAGACATACTTCTTTTTGAAGAAACCACCACTTTACAAGATGTAGAAATCGTAGCGAAAGCAATTGCTGGAGAACAGAAAGGCGATACTACTCAGTTTAATGCCAGTGCCTTTAAAACGGCGCCTGATGCTAATGCCCAGGAGCTCGTAGAGAAAATGCCAGGAATCGTCATGCAAGATGGAAAAGTACAGGCGCAGGGAGAAGATGTACAGCAGATCTTTATTGATGGAAAACCTTTTTTTGGTGAAGATGTCAATGCCGCTTTGCAAAATCTACCGGCAGATGTCATTGCCGGAATTCAGGTATACGACCAGAAAAGCGACAAAGCACTACTCAGTGGCATTGATGATGGTGAAAGGATCAGGACAATTAATATTGTGACCAAGCCCAACCGTAGAAAAGGACAATTTGGCAAAGCAACTGCTGGCTATGGTACAGATAGCAGGTACATGGCAGGAGCAAGTGTGAACCTGTTTAATGAAGACAGAAGAATCACTCTTACCGGATTAAGCAATAATATAAACACCTTAAACTACTCTTCAGACCCGAATAGTCAAGAAGATAGCAGAACTCAGGAAGGAATCATCACCACTCATACCCTGGGCATGAATTTTATAGACACATGGAATGAAAAAATAGACATCAGTGGAAGTTATTTCTACACGCATAGAACAACAGAAAGCAATCAAACAAAAATAAGAGATTTTGTACTTTCTTCTGACTCAGGTCAGGTATATACGGAAAACAACACTAGTACTGAAGTCAATGCCCGACATCAGGTTGATATGCGCTTTGACTATAAAATTAATGAGAATAACAGACTGCTTATCCGCCCTTCTGTGTCCCTCAAAGAAAATACTGTCTCTTCATACTTTCTAGGCAACACTAATTCAGTGAGTGGGCCTATCAACCAAACTGAAAACACTTCTAATTCGGATAACTTTGACTATGATTTTTACAACAGAATGTATTATAGCCATAAGTTTAACAAAGCTGGTCGCAGCCTTAATTTGAGATCGCATACTGCCTATCATACCAATGAAGATGATAGCTATCGTTTAGCTGATAATGTATTTTACAATGCTCAGGATAGAAATGAAGTCCTTAATCAACTTAATCAATATACACGTTTGGATAGAGCTGGTTTTGACTGGGAAAGTGGGGTTTCTTATACCGAGCCTGTAGGAAAGCACGGTAACGTAGAAATTGAATATGAAATTGGTAATACTTTTAATGATTCTGATAAGCGCACCTTCAATTATGAAGAACTTACCGATGATTTTAGTCTACTTGACACGGCGATCAGCAATACTTTTGAAAGCAGATACCTGACCCAGGAGACCGAATTGGGTTACCAATACAATACCGAAAAATTTAGAATACAGGTGGAAGCAGAATACCAGCATGCCCGTTTGCTCAATGATCAGGAGTTTCCCAAAGTTTATGACATAGAACGTACTTTTCGTAGTATACTCCCATCAGCACGTATTGACTATAAGATTTCAGACAACAAAAATATAGAGTTTAACTACCGTACCTGGACCCAGGAACCATCGGTTGGCCAGTTGCAGGATGTTATTGATAATTCAAATCCCCTTCATCTTAGTACTGGAAACCCGGCTCTGGATCAATCTTTCAATAACTGGATCAGAACCAGGTTTAAGTCCAGTAATCCAGAGACCAATCAATCTTTTTATGCCTCTGTACAAACCAATATTGTAGGGAATTATGTGTCTAACAGCACATTCATTGCAGAAGAGCCTACAGAAATCGCTGATGGTATTATTTTGCAAGAGGGTTCTCAACTCTCACGTCCGGTTAATCTGGATGGTTACTTTGAACTACGCTCATACTTTAACTATGGGCAGCCGGTAGATTTGATATCGTCTAATATCAATTTCAGTGGATCGATACGTTATTCTAAAAAACCTGGTTTGATCAATGATGAAATTAATATAGCCAATGCAAGTCGCTTTAGGCTGGGCACCTCTATAAGTAGTAATATCAGTGAACAGGTAGATTTTACTATTTCTACCAGGGCAAGCTACAATATTGTTGAGAATTCATTACGCCCTGCCCTGAACAATAACTTCTTTAATCAGTCAACCCGACTAAGGTACAACTGGATACTCTGGGAGGGATTAGTGTATCGGACAGACCTCAATCATCAGTTAAATTCTGGTCTTTCAGCAGATTTTGACAATAGTTTTTTGATGTGGAATATGAGTATTGGAAAAAAACTCTTTAAGAATCAATTGGGAGAACTCAGTCTGAATGTGTATGACTTGCTAAAGCAAAACAACAATATCAGGAGAAACATCACTGAAGCATTTGTTGAAGATATTCAGTCCAATGTGCTACAGCGTTACTTTATGCTGACCTTTACCTATAATATCCGCCATTTCAACGAGGGAACAGATGAGCATGATTATGAAGAGCTCTACAGGAATTAA
- a CDS encoding amidohydrolase family protein, which translates to MKHLYFFIMLYLFAACGQSNEQAAYYSIDDFDQVEKIDVHVHIRTERDAFVEQARKDNFKLLTVVVDHSAGIQDVREQFKYGMYQANAHSEDIACVTAFSMKEWDEPDWTQQSLEWLDSCFDAGAIGMKVWKNIGMVQRDKSGDLVMIDDPKLDTIFSVLAHRNIPVMGHLGEPKNCWLPVEQMTTNNDKTYFTNNPQYHMYKHPEMPSYEEQIAARDRMLEKNPELTFIGAHMASLEWSVDELAKRLDQFPNMSVDMAARMGQLFYQTQENREKVRDFFIKYQDRLLYATDMGDDGDESREELQESMHNTWLRDWQYFTTEDSLSSNLIEGQLQGLRLPREVVNKIYKENARTWFSVFQ; encoded by the coding sequence ATGAAGCACTTATATTTTTTTATCATGCTATACCTGTTTGCAGCCTGTGGGCAAAGCAATGAACAAGCAGCATATTATAGTATAGATGACTTTGATCAGGTAGAGAAGATAGATGTACATGTGCATATCCGCACCGAAAGAGACGCTTTTGTAGAACAAGCCCGAAAAGATAATTTTAAACTGCTCACCGTGGTTGTTGACCATTCTGCGGGCATACAGGATGTCAGAGAACAGTTTAAGTACGGCATGTATCAAGCCAATGCACATTCTGAAGATATCGCCTGCGTCACCGCTTTTTCTATGAAAGAATGGGATGAACCTGATTGGACCCAACAAAGTTTGGAATGGCTTGACAGTTGCTTTGATGCAGGAGCCATTGGTATGAAAGTATGGAAAAATATTGGTATGGTACAAAGGGATAAAAGCGGAGATTTGGTGATGATTGATGATCCGAAATTAGATACCATTTTCAGCGTACTTGCCCATCGGAATATTCCTGTCATGGGACATTTGGGGGAACCCAAAAATTGCTGGTTGCCGGTAGAGCAGATGACCACCAATAATGACAAAACTTATTTTACCAATAATCCGCAATACCATATGTACAAGCATCCGGAAATGCCATCATATGAGGAGCAGATTGCTGCCCGTGACCGTATGCTGGAAAAAAATCCCGAACTCACATTCATTGGCGCTCATATGGCAAGTCTGGAATGGAGTGTAGATGAATTGGCAAAGCGGCTGGACCAATTTCCTAATATGTCGGTAGATATGGCTGCCCGTATGGGACAACTGTTTTATCAAACTCAGGAAAACAGAGAGAAAGTAAGAGATTTTTTCATCAAATACCAGGACCGTTTGTTGTATGCCACTGACATGGGAGATGATGGTGATGAGAGCAGAGAAGAACTGCAAGAAAGCATGCACAACACCTGGCTACGCGACTGGCAGTATTTTACCACAGAAGATTCTTTAAGCAGTAATCTGATTGAAGGCCAATTACAAGGGCTTCGTCTGCCCCGGGAGGTGGTAAATAAAATCTATAAAGAAAATGCCAGGACATGGTTTAGCGTATTTCAATGA
- the abc-f gene encoding ribosomal protection-like ABC-F family protein: MLTVQNISFIHPDKELLFENISLSFQKQDKIALIGNNGSGKSTLLKILAGVLQPSHGIVHADSKLYYVPQHFGQFDDYTIARVLQIEDKLGALLEILDGNVTENNLSLLNEDWTIEERSLQALSFWNLQEFPLTQKIGNLSGGEKTKVFLAGILIHQPDIVLLDEPTNHLDTYTRTILYDYVQHCEHTLVIVSHDRSLLHLLQSVYELDKRGITVYGGNYAFYVEQKKLEESTLHQSIKSKEKTLKKALKTERETLERKQKLDARGKRKQEKAGVPRILRKTLKDKAEKSSTRLKDIHSEKIAAISDQVNQARKALPDIHKMKLDFEDSALHSGKILVSAQDINFGYTHHLLWKLPLSFQIRSGERINIKGFNGSGKTTLIKIILGVIQPTSGTIKSADLSSVYIDQDYSLIKNTLTVYQQAQTYNFDSLQEHELKIRLNRFMFDKEFWDKPCHTLSGGEKMRLMLCCLMISNHAPDLFVLDEPTNNLDIQNIEILTSALNEYRGTVIVVSHDSYFLNEIKVDKLIDINSSID, from the coding sequence ATGCTTACTGTACAAAACATCTCCTTTATACATCCCGACAAAGAATTATTGTTTGAAAACATCAGCTTATCTTTCCAAAAGCAGGATAAAATTGCCTTAATTGGCAATAATGGCTCTGGGAAATCCACTTTGTTGAAAATTCTGGCGGGTGTTTTACAACCTTCACATGGCATTGTGCATGCTGATTCCAAACTTTATTACGTTCCTCAACATTTTGGTCAGTTTGATGATTACACCATAGCCCGGGTACTGCAAATAGAAGACAAGCTTGGTGCATTACTGGAAATTCTTGATGGAAATGTTACTGAAAATAATCTGTCTTTGTTAAACGAAGATTGGACTATTGAAGAAAGAAGTCTTCAAGCATTGTCATTTTGGAATCTTCAGGAATTTCCATTGACACAAAAAATAGGAAATTTAAGCGGGGGAGAAAAAACAAAAGTTTTTCTGGCGGGAATTCTAATTCATCAACCTGACATCGTATTGCTGGATGAACCCACGAATCATTTAGATACCTATACCAGAACCATTCTTTATGATTATGTGCAGCACTGTGAACATACTTTAGTCATTGTTAGTCACGACAGGTCTTTATTACATCTTCTTCAATCAGTCTACGAACTTGACAAACGAGGGATCACTGTATATGGTGGTAATTATGCATTTTATGTGGAACAGAAAAAGTTGGAAGAAAGCACTTTGCATCAAAGTATAAAGAGCAAAGAAAAAACATTAAAGAAAGCTTTAAAAACAGAACGCGAGACCTTGGAAAGAAAGCAAAAACTGGATGCTCGTGGAAAAAGAAAACAGGAAAAGGCAGGAGTACCGCGTATCTTAAGAAAAACGCTTAAAGATAAGGCAGAAAAGAGTTCTACCAGACTAAAAGATATCCATTCAGAAAAGATAGCTGCAATTTCTGATCAGGTAAATCAGGCCAGGAAAGCCCTGCCTGACATCCACAAGATGAAGCTTGACTTTGAAGATTCTGCATTGCATTCCGGGAAAATATTGGTGTCAGCCCAGGATATTAATTTTGGATATACTCATCATCTGTTGTGGAAACTTCCGTTGAGTTTTCAAATCAGAAGCGGTGAGCGAATCAATATTAAAGGGTTCAACGGCTCGGGTAAAACTACTTTAATCAAAATCATTTTGGGTGTAATTCAGCCTACATCCGGAACGATAAAATCAGCCGACCTCAGCTCAGTATATATTGATCAGGATTATTCGCTAATCAAAAATACTCTCACCGTTTACCAACAAGCCCAAACGTATAACTTTGATTCTCTACAGGAGCATGAGCTAAAGATCCGACTGAATCGTTTTATGTTTGACAAAGAATTTTGGGATAAGCCTTGTCATACTTTGAGTGGCGGAGAGAAAATGCGATTGATGCTTTGCTGTCTGATGATCAGCAATCATGCTCCCGACTTGTTTGTGTTAGATGAACCCACCAACAATCTTGATATTCAAAATATTGAAATCCTAACTTCTGCCCTTAATGAATACAGGGGAACCGTAATCGTAGTGTCGCACGATAGTTATTTTTTAAATGAAATTAAGGTTGATAAATTAATAGACATCAACTCATCTATTGATTGA
- a CDS encoding alkaline phosphatase family protein gives MKYFLSIVILLCAYISSSAQTALQTENVVLITFDGLRWQELFKGADPQLIAHPDYVSDTAELRSLFWKADEQDRREVLMPFFWNTIAQQGQLYGDRKQSSLVNLTNPYWFSYPGYNEILTGKADKAIDSNDKLPNQNITILEYANQQKAFKGKVATFASWDVFPYIINEERAGIPVNAGYENAKEGKLTGREKWLNQLQPLLPGHWSTVRFDAFTHQYALEYLKKEKPKLLYISYGETDDFAHDGDYDEYLKSAQRTDQFIRELWEWTQQQREYKNKTTFIITTDHGRGTEPLDTWKSHGDEIEGADEVWWAIIGPDTPQGDAAVQGQFYQDQIANTIATLLGLDYQAQESKGKANSKAFHSSR, from the coding sequence ATGAAATACTTCCTGTCTATCGTAATACTCCTTTGTGCATACATATCTTCTTCAGCACAAACAGCACTTCAAACAGAAAATGTAGTACTCATCACTTTTGACGGTCTGCGCTGGCAGGAGCTTTTCAAAGGTGCAGATCCTCAACTGATTGCCCATCCGGATTATGTAAGTGATACAGCTGAACTTAGGTCGCTTTTCTGGAAAGCGGATGAGCAGGACCGACGTGAAGTATTGATGCCCTTCTTCTGGAATACGATTGCCCAACAAGGACAACTGTATGGTGATCGTAAACAGAGTTCATTGGTAAATCTCACTAATCCCTACTGGTTTTCTTATCCCGGATACAATGAGATCCTGACCGGAAAGGCGGATAAAGCGATAGACAGTAATGATAAGCTTCCCAATCAGAATATCACAATTTTAGAGTACGCCAACCAGCAAAAAGCATTCAAAGGAAAAGTAGCTACCTTTGCTTCCTGGGATGTGTTTCCCTACATCATCAACGAAGAGAGAGCAGGCATCCCGGTCAATGCCGGTTATGAAAATGCGAAAGAGGGAAAACTTACAGGCAGAGAAAAATGGTTAAACCAGTTACAGCCATTGTTACCAGGCCACTGGTCTACTGTGCGCTTTGATGCCTTTACCCATCAGTATGCGCTGGAGTACCTCAAGAAAGAAAAGCCTAAGTTATTGTACATCTCTTATGGTGAAACTGATGACTTTGCCCATGACGGAGATTATGATGAATACCTGAAGTCAGCGCAACGGACAGATCAGTTCATTCGGGAACTCTGGGAGTGGACGCAACAGCAAAGAGAATACAAAAACAAAACAACGTTTATCATCACCACTGATCACGGCAGGGGAACTGAGCCTCTGGATACCTGGAAAAGTCATGGTGATGAAATTGAGGGGGCAGATGAAGTTTGGTGGGCCATCATAGGACCGGATACACCACAAGGAGATGCCGCTGTACAAGGACAATTTTATCAGGATCAAATAGCCAATACGATAGCAACTTTACTTGGACTAGATTATCAGGCTCAGGAAAGCAAGGGAAAAGCTAATTCAAAAGCATTCCATTCTAGCCGTTGA
- a CDS encoding RagB/SusD family nutrient uptake outer membrane protein, with amino-acid sequence MKSHIIKYISKICLGGILLVGASCSDFLDEQDPSNLTPESFYTIPDHAEAAIASVYADARFFGDGAGIFSSNWQLLEAPTGTSTTETAQNSDLNNLYSLTWDGSTGHILNWWTGIYKLIAQTNLVLDKVPAITPMDDAQKSRILGEARFFRAWAYFYAVRLWGDVPLTLTPQSAASEDFFPSRTPQAEVYAQIVEDLQAAETAGLPWTDESGRISTAAAKALLSKVYLTMAGFPLNRGAEYYQLAATKSKEIIDNAGPIDLFETYGEIHDESLGNTVEHIFSLQYNNLVAANPMGNMFPNFKPVSYRGPSGTGSTVPTTEFYNSYEEGDLRTVDREGYFYTSYYTNGSGELFDLGAPYIFKHFNVTANGTFGVPGTAQDNLNVPMIRYAEVLLIFAEAQNEVAGPDTETVAALTRIRDRAGLTTPDVGGFNQASFREAVWKERWHELAYEGKTWFDMVRLRKVYNETTDGFDDFVGHVNLSSDVALQEKHLLFPLGTQEMINNPNLTPQNPGY; translated from the coding sequence ATGAAATCTCATATCATTAAATATATCAGCAAAATATGCCTCGGCGGCATTTTATTAGTGGGGGCTAGTTGTTCAGACTTTCTGGATGAGCAGGACCCCTCCAACCTAACACCTGAGAGCTTTTACACGATCCCTGATCATGCGGAAGCGGCTATTGCTTCAGTTTACGCGGATGCCAGGTTTTTTGGAGATGGTGCAGGCATATTTTCTTCCAACTGGCAGCTGTTAGAAGCACCTACCGGAACCTCAACCACAGAAACTGCTCAGAATTCGGATTTGAATAACCTGTATTCCCTGACCTGGGACGGTAGTACGGGGCATATCCTAAATTGGTGGACAGGAATTTATAAGCTAATCGCACAAACGAATCTGGTATTAGATAAAGTTCCTGCGATTACTCCTATGGACGATGCCCAGAAAAGCCGCATATTAGGAGAGGCCCGATTCTTTCGTGCCTGGGCTTATTTTTATGCTGTAAGGTTGTGGGGTGATGTTCCCTTAACTCTTACTCCCCAATCTGCTGCTTCTGAAGATTTTTTCCCATCACGTACGCCTCAGGCAGAGGTATACGCTCAGATAGTAGAAGACCTGCAGGCGGCTGAAACAGCAGGCTTGCCTTGGACAGATGAAAGCGGACGTATCTCTACTGCGGCAGCAAAAGCGCTTTTGTCTAAAGTATATTTAACAATGGCAGGTTTTCCTCTCAACAGAGGAGCAGAATATTATCAGCTGGCAGCGACCAAGTCAAAAGAAATCATTGACAATGCCGGGCCTATTGATCTCTTTGAGACTTATGGTGAAATCCATGACGAAAGCTTAGGCAATACCGTAGAGCATATTTTCAGTTTGCAATACAATAACCTGGTAGCGGCTAACCCTATGGGCAATATGTTCCCTAACTTTAAGCCAGTATCGTATCGTGGCCCTTCAGGCACCGGAAGTACAGTACCTACCACTGAATTTTACAATTCGTATGAAGAGGGTGACTTGCGCACGGTAGACCGGGAGGGTTACTTCTATACCAGTTATTATACCAATGGAAGTGGAGAACTCTTTGACTTGGGCGCACCTTACATCTTCAAGCATTTTAATGTTACTGCCAACGGTACTTTTGGTGTGCCAGGTACGGCTCAGGATAATCTCAATGTACCCATGATCCGTTATGCTGAAGTGCTGTTAATTTTTGCTGAAGCTCAAAATGAAGTAGCTGGACCGGATACTGAAACCGTGGCTGCTTTGACAAGGATTAGGGATAGGGCAGGCTTGACTACTCCTGATGTGGGAGGATTCAACCAGGCCTCATTCCGCGAAGCAGTATGGAAAGAACGCTGGCATGAACTGGCTTATGAAGGTAAAACCTGGTTTGACATGGTACGTCTGCGTAAAGTATATAATGAAACTACCGATGGTTTTGATGACTTTGTAGGACATGTCAATTTAAGTTCTGATGTAGCTTTACAGGAAAAACATTTGCTGTTCCCGCTGGGCACTCAGGAAATGATCAATAATCCTAATCTGACTCCTCAGAATCCGGGATATTAA